The genomic DNA ATGACGGCAACGGCCACGGCACGCACGTCGCGGGCACCTCGGCTGCCGAAACCAATAACGGCACCGCTGGCGCAGGCACCTGCCCCAACTGTAAGCTGATGCCTGTTCGTGTGCTGAACAACAGCGGCAGCGGCACGCTGGCTGGCGTGGCGAACGGTATCAACTGGGCCGCCGACAACGGTGCCAAGTCGATCAACCTGAGCCTCGGCGGCACCGGTGGCGCAACCACGCTGGAGAGCGCGGTCAACTATGCCTGGAACAAGGGCGTCTTCCTGGCCTGCGCCGCTGGCAACAGCAACACCACCGCTCCGAGCTATCCGGCCTACTACACCAACTGCTACGCGGTTGCCTCGACCGACAGCAACGACGCGCGCTCGTCGTTCTCGAACTATGGCAACTGGGTTGAGGTCGCAGCGCCCGGCTCGAACATCTACTCGACCTGGATCAACAGCGGCACCAACACCATCAGCGGCACCTCGATGGCAACGCCGCACGTCGCCGGTCTGGCCGGCCTGCTGGCCTCGCAGGGCCTGACCAACGCGCAGATCCGCGACCGCATCTGCAGCACCTCTGACGCGATCAGCGGCACCGGCAGCCTGTGGACCTGTGGCCGCATCAACGCCTACCGCGCCGTGACGGGCGGCGGCGGCACGCCGACGCCGACCCCGACGCCGACCCCGACGCCTCCTCCAGGCGGCACCGAGAAGATCGTCAACGGCGGCTTCGAGAACGGCACCAGCCCGTGGGTCCAGTCGTCGAGCGGCGGCTACCAGCTGATCGACACCACCCGCCCGCGCACCGGCTTCTACAGCGCGTACCTGGCCGACTACAACAACGGCGTCGACTCGATCTACCAGACCGTGACGATCCCGACCAACGGCACGCTGACCTACTGGTGGTACATGACCACCCAGGAAACCACGCACTCGTGGGATTACCTGTACGTGCGCCTGTACAACACCAGCGGCGGCCTCGTCGCAACGCTGCGCACCTGGAGCGACGGCAGCGGCGCTGGCGTCTGGCGGCAGGACACCATCAGCCTGGCGAGCTACGCGGGCCAGACCCTGCGCCTCCAGTTCACCGGCACCAACGACGTCACGCTGCCGACCGCCTTCTTCGTCGATGACGTAAGCGTGAAGTAAGCGGCTCGTAGGGGTGACGCGAACCAAGTTACGCGGTTCGCGTCACCACACACCGAATTCCATTCGCTGACGGACAACTTGTGCCTGGTAACAGCTCTGCGGCATGCAGGCTGATCCGATGCTCCGCTTCACTCGACTCACTGGGGGTGTGCCGAACGAAGCGGAGCATCGGAATTTTTGGCCCCGGAGTGCGTTGGTCCGTGATACCACTCGCCAGGTTTGTTCAGCGCGTCAGTAGACGCAGGAGCGACCATCGCCGCTCCTGCGTCTGTTTAATGAAGGCGAGCTACTCGGCGACGGTGGCGATAAACCAGACCGCCAGCAGCAGCACGATCTGCACAACAACGCTGCCCAGGAGCAGCAGCTCAGCTACCAGCCGCGAGCGGCGGTGTTCCAGCAGCCCCAGGACGAGATTGACGAGCCACACGCCTGTGGCGATCACCGGGAGAAGCAGCGTCGATGTTTTGGCGCGCGTTCCTGCCGTGCCGCCCAGCGGATCGAAGCGGACCGGCACGGTGGTCGGCAGCGTGGGGAAGCGCCAGGTGAGGAAGGCCCACAGCGCGAGATTGAGCAGCACGCCCACGATCAGCAGCCGCCGGGTAGCTGCGGCTGCGAAAAACTGGTGGAGTGCTGGCCGCGTCCAGGTCTGTCCTTCGGGTAGGATCTGGACAACGCCAAGCTGGCGGCGCTCCTGTAGCTCACGTCCAAAGTGATTGCGCTCGGCTAGCGCCAGCCTGTACATATACTGCTCGGTTTCGACGAGAAGCTGCTGCCTTGGCTGCCCGCGCCCGAACACGATCGTTTGTTTGGTGGTCTGCTGCGGCTGCTCGCCCGGCGCGATTGCCACGACCTGATCGAGCGGGATGGTATAGCGGCTCCCAGGCTGTGCAATATAGATGGCGTTGCGATCGAGCGCGTACACGAGCGCCATGTACTGAACGGCAAGCCACACTAGTACACCCGCGCCGATCACGCTGACGATGGCTGCCAGCGCCCAGCCGAAGGTACGGATCGTCACCGCCCACTCTTCGATCGGACCCTGAAGGTCGGCGGCCACCCGCGTGGCGGCAGCCAGCGCAAGACCAAGACCAACGATCGCGCCAATCAAGCAGACGAATACGATGAGATCGCGGGGCGCACGCCAGCGTTTCACATTTTGCCTCCACAGATAACACACAGAGGAGCGGGCACTGCCCCGCTCCTCTGCGCGATACGGGTTTCTGGTTACGGTGTGGTCGTCGCCTCAGGCTGCGTCGTGCCTTCGGCTGGCTGCGTGGTTTCGGCGGGCGGGACCGTCGGCGTCGCGGTCGGCGGCGGCTCGATTGTCGCCTTCGCGCGCTGCTCTTCCAGCCACTTGTCGAGCGCCTCTTTGCGGAGCCGATCGAGCTTTTCCTTCGGATCTTCCGGTACGCGTTGGATGATGTGCCAGCCAAAATCGGTGCGCACGGGCTGGCTGATCTCGCTCGGCTTCAACTGCCACGCGGCATCGACGAACGGCTTGACCAGCGTCTGGCCCTGGCTGCCGACGACGTTGCCCTCACGATCGAAGGGATCGAGCCTGCCGCCATTCGCCGCCGAGCTGGGATCTTCCGATTTTTCCTGCGCCACCTGCGCGAAGGAGTCCGGATTATCCACAAGCTGCTTGTAGAGCGCGTCGGCCTCGGCTTTGCGCTTGGTAAAGAGCTGCTCCAGCTCCTCCGGTGAAGGTGTGGGTACGGGCGTTGGGATCGGCGTTTCCGTGGCCTCCGGCTCCGCAGTTTCCGTCGCGCTCGTCGCCTCGTCGGGTGTGGGCGTTGGTGTTTCCTGCGGCACGCGCAGCAGGATATGCCGCGTCTGGATCGAGGTCGGCTCGGTCTGGTCGTCGGCTGGCACTTCCTTGACGAGCGCCTCGCCGACGCGATCACGGATCACCTGCTCGCGCGCGGCATCGCGCATCACGCGCAGCATCTCTTCTTTGTCGACCTGCGGCGTGCGCTGCCGCTCGGTCGCGCCTTCGGGCAACGCTTCGAGGATGTTGGTGTACTCGGTGTAGAGCACATCGACGATCTCGCTGACTTGCTGAGTCGCCTCGTCGGGCAGCGGCGTGGCGGTCGGCAGCGCGGTGGCGGTCGGCGTTCCGGCAGCGGCGCTCGTGGCCGCGCTCGTGGCAGCCGCGCTGGTTGCAGCGGCGGTTTCGACGGTATCGGTCGCTGTGGTGGTCGCGGTGCCGGTGACAGGCTCGGCAGCGTCGAGCAGCGCGCCGAACTGAGCGACCAGCGCTTGATCGATCTCGCCCTGCTGCGGATCGATGCTCAGCTCTTGCTTGGCTCCCTGCTCTAAAATCTGCCGATCGACCCACTGCTGGACGGTGGCGTCGTCGCGCGGCTGCTGGCGGTCCCGCGAGGTGCCGATCTCGGTCAGGCGCACGTTGGCCTGAATGATTTGCTCGTCGAAGCGTCCGCTCTGTCCCAGGCTCTGGTTCGAGCCGAAGAGCTTGCTGAATTGTAGGCCCTGAACGATCTGCTGGATCGTGTTGGCGCGCACCAGCTCTTCGTACTTGCCCTGCGTGAGCGTCTCGTTGTTGACGGTCTTGACCGTGGCGCTCGGCTGGATCAGAGCGGCGTAGACGAAGCCGCCGATAATCAATAGGAGCGCCAATCCGACAGCTCCTCCGATCGCAAGCAGCGCACGGCGTTGAACGTTAGCCTCGCGCTGTTGGGCCGCGAGCTGGCGGCGGGTTGGGCGGCGCTCAGGAGATTGAGAAGGACGTGGTCGGTTGCTCATAGTTCCTTTTCCAAAGCAACGGACACGGGGCATATCTGCTCCCGTGCCCGGTCAAATCGGTCAGCTCAACATAGGTTGAACCTGCGTGCGCGGTGGGGGTTAGCCGCGCGTCG from Herpetosiphonaceae bacterium includes the following:
- a CDS encoding peptidylprolyl isomerase, translated to MSNRPRPSQSPERRPTRRQLAAQQREANVQRRALLAIGGAVGLALLLIIGGFVYAALIQPSATVKTVNNETLTQGKYEELVRANTIQQIVQGLQFSKLFGSNQSLGQSGRFDEQIIQANVRLTEIGTSRDRQQPRDDATVQQWVDRQILEQGAKQELSIDPQQGEIDQALVAQFGALLDAAEPVTGTATTTATDTVETAAATSAAATSAATSAAAGTPTATALPTATPLPDEATQQVSEIVDVLYTEYTNILEALPEGATERQRTPQVDKEEMLRVMRDAAREQVIRDRVGEALVKEVPADDQTEPTSIQTRHILLRVPQETPTPTPDEATSATETAEPEATETPIPTPVPTPSPEELEQLFTKRKAEADALYKQLVDNPDSFAQVAQEKSEDPSSAANGGRLDPFDREGNVVGSQGQTLVKPFVDAAWQLKPSEISQPVRTDFGWHIIQRVPEDPKEKLDRLRKEALDKWLEEQRAKATIEPPPTATPTVPPAETTQPAEGTTQPEATTTP
- a CDS encoding S8 family serine peptidase; protein product: MKRFALTVLAICAVLALFVPTSSASVQSAATSSTRGNTQAPAVFGEYLIKFKPGTSKQMRESAIKAQGGRIFDRVAALDVEVAEFPALKSNKNARAAEVIVNAFKRNPNVAYIEPNYIYSADFTPNDPGVSSQYAWGRIQAYTAWDVTQGSSTVVVGIVDTGIQRNHPDLDSKIVAGYDFVDNDSAADDGNGHGTHVAGTSAAETNNGTAGAGTCPNCKLMPVRVLNNSGSGTLAGVANGINWAADNGAKSINLSLGGTGGATTLESAVNYAWNKGVFLACAAGNSNTTAPSYPAYYTNCYAVASTDSNDARSSFSNYGNWVEVAAPGSNIYSTWINSGTNTISGTSMATPHVAGLAGLLASQGLTNAQIRDRICSTSDAISGTGSLWTCGRINAYRAVTGGGGTPTPTPTPTPTPPPGGTEKIVNGGFENGTSPWVQSSSGGYQLIDTTRPRTGFYSAYLADYNNGVDSIYQTVTIPTNGTLTYWWYMTTQETTHSWDYLYVRLYNTSGGLVATLRTWSDGSGAGVWRQDTISLASYAGQTLRLQFTGTNDVTLPTAFFVDDVSVK